In Halobaculum limi, one DNA window encodes the following:
- a CDS encoding CARDB domain-containing protein: MRQRALLVAVLVCLVVAPVAHATPLAPVGGHETTVAAASPAGAPFSSDTGAISDDDIRLTTTLALTPAQPGAVAVTLRFEVPDSVVDLETTLTTRAEAVSTEGFTATGDGTYEWDGDTATATISYTLPANRTTTTGRLHPTLEDAPPSRAAAEAGEGYLFVDTGPWALVATPSPSVAWRYRGDRVDLQRTATTDGPGAVGGRVAFLGEHTVSERTDHGQTLRLVVPAAAKEQLTVSQSAILSSLASASASLRVGDRDETVFLVAAPTGVDWAVRGLQTADADAWVRADEPLDDAQSPWLHEYVHTRQAFTPTAETEWIIEGAADYYAALLALQQERIDFAAFARHLEQGARAPYDDDVLADQSTWTVGTPYRKGSLVAGDLDRRIRLAGDGATFATVVRRLNAEDGPVSGERFLSLVSAAGGDATGDAARRFTRTEAAPQMWSADAHEAAFDAAVARVSVTAPSRVTTAGPYRNTTLATPATLAVGETLTVPVDVANTGAATGDYRVALAVDGRTVSTANGSIPPGANTTERLSWVPETAGTHTMTIRDRTYEIRVRDPVEPTISSLTVNRTRVTAGERVLLTASVAAPGDVPAEGVVAVAVDGQRTSSQRVRVAPGESVTLRVPIDLDGPGERTLSVGDARVSLTVERPAAADVVADSAAQLTEVPVGGFGVVVAAAALLAAAALAVGRGRRGRSR; this comes from the coding sequence ATGCGTCAGCGAGCCCTCCTGGTCGCCGTGCTCGTCTGTCTGGTCGTCGCCCCCGTCGCGCACGCCACCCCGCTCGCTCCCGTCGGCGGGCACGAGACGACGGTCGCCGCCGCCTCGCCCGCAGGCGCCCCCTTCTCGTCGGACACCGGCGCGATTTCCGACGACGACATCCGACTCACGACGACGCTCGCGTTGACGCCCGCACAACCGGGCGCGGTGGCGGTCACGCTCCGCTTCGAGGTTCCCGACTCCGTCGTCGACCTCGAGACGACGCTCACGACGCGTGCCGAAGCCGTCTCGACGGAGGGCTTCACCGCGACGGGCGACGGCACCTACGAGTGGGACGGCGACACGGCTACCGCGACGATTAGCTACACGCTCCCGGCGAACCGAACGACGACCACCGGCCGACTCCACCCTACCCTCGAAGACGCACCCCCCTCGCGGGCGGCCGCCGAGGCGGGCGAGGGTTACCTGTTCGTCGACACGGGGCCGTGGGCGCTCGTAGCGACGCCGAGTCCGAGCGTCGCGTGGCGCTATCGCGGCGACCGCGTCGACCTCCAGCGAACGGCCACGACAGACGGGCCGGGCGCGGTCGGGGGTCGCGTCGCGTTCCTCGGCGAACACACGGTCAGCGAGCGAACCGACCACGGACAGACGCTTCGACTCGTCGTCCCGGCCGCGGCAAAAGAGCAACTGACCGTCTCGCAGTCGGCTATCCTCTCTTCGCTCGCGTCCGCGTCGGCGTCGCTTCGCGTCGGCGACCGCGACGAGACGGTGTTCCTCGTCGCCGCGCCGACGGGCGTCGACTGGGCGGTTCGCGGCCTCCAGACGGCCGACGCCGACGCGTGGGTTCGCGCCGACGAACCCCTCGACGACGCCCAGAGTCCGTGGCTCCACGAGTACGTCCACACCCGACAGGCGTTCACGCCGACCGCCGAAACGGAGTGGATCATCGAGGGAGCGGCCGACTACTACGCCGCGCTGTTGGCGCTCCAACAGGAGCGCATCGACTTCGCGGCGTTCGCGCGCCACCTCGAACAGGGTGCGCGCGCCCCGTACGACGACGACGTGCTCGCAGACCAGTCGACGTGGACGGTGGGCACGCCGTACCGCAAGGGGTCGCTCGTCGCGGGCGACCTCGACCGCCGCATCCGACTCGCGGGCGACGGTGCGACGTTCGCAACCGTGGTGCGTCGACTGAACGCCGAAGACGGGCCGGTGTCGGGCGAGCGGTTCCTCTCGCTCGTCTCGGCCGCCGGCGGCGACGCGACCGGCGACGCCGCCCGCCGGTTCACACGCACGGAGGCCGCCCCCCAGATGTGGTCGGCCGACGCCCACGAAGCGGCGTTCGACGCGGCCGTCGCTCGCGTGTCGGTCACGGCTCCCTCGCGCGTCACGACGGCAGGCCCGTACCGCAACACGACGCTCGCGACGCCGGCGACGCTGGCAGTCGGCGAGACGCTGACCGTCCCGGTCGACGTCGCGAACACCGGCGCCGCCACCGGCGACTACCGCGTGGCGCTCGCGGTCGACGGGCGAACGGTCTCGACCGCCAACGGGTCGATCCCACCGGGTGCGAACACGACCGAACGGCTGTCGTGGGTGCCCGAAACCGCCGGAACGCACACGATGACGATCCGTGATCGAACGTACGAGATACGAGTGCGCGACCCGGTCGAACCGACCATCTCCTCGTTGACGGTGAATCGAACGCGCGTCACCGCTGGCGAGCGCGTGTTACTCACGGCGTCGGTGGCCGCACCGGGCGACGTGCCCGCCGAAGGAGTCGTCGCTGTCGCCGTCGACGGCCAACGCACGAGTAGTCAGCGCGTCCGGGTCGCGCCCGGCGAGTCGGTGACGCTCCGGGTGCCCATCGACCTCGACGGGCCGGGCGAGCGTACCCTCTCAGTCGGTGACGCGCGGGTGTCACTGACGGTCGAGCGACCGGCGGCCGCCGACGTGGTCGCCGACTCGGCCGCGCAGTTGACCGAGGTTCCGGTCGGCGGATTCGGCGTCGTCGTCGCGGCGGCGGCGCTACTGGCGGCGGCGGCGCTCGCGGTCGGACGTGGCCGTCGCGGGCGCTCTCGCTAA
- a CDS encoding rhodanese-like domain-containing protein, protein MDGEITPEEVEQLLAADADVRVVDIRSPGAYARGHIPGSENVPFQQLPSRVATLSGSDRIVTVCPHGKASVQAANLIKSFEGTTDARVESMAGGLEAWGGDLESGASETSESNDADEGPQSPF, encoded by the coding sequence ATGGACGGAGAGATCACCCCGGAAGAGGTCGAACAACTGCTCGCGGCGGACGCAGATGTCCGCGTCGTCGACATTCGTTCGCCGGGGGCGTACGCCCGCGGTCACATTCCCGGTTCGGAGAACGTCCCGTTCCAGCAGTTGCCGAGTCGCGTGGCGACGCTCTCGGGGAGCGACCGCATCGTCACCGTCTGCCCGCACGGGAAAGCGAGCGTGCAGGCCGCGAACCTCATCAAGTCGTTCGAGGGGACGACCGACGCGCGCGTCGAGAGTATGGCCGGCGGCCTCGAAGCGTGGGGCGGCGACCTCGAATCCGGCGCGAGCGAGACGAGTGAGTCGAATGACGCCGACGAAGGACCGCAGTCGCCCTTCTAG
- a CDS encoding NUDIX hydrolase: MSSWDSDEPDFDDGRRHDWPGDPEWPVLESVVEYETGWQTAGYDLVEHPDGSTKKYYWSELATAVVVVARAEDSLLMVEQYRPTVRNTQLELPAGIVDEGESYTEAGRRELREETGFEAAGVSLLGEVQCTTGLLRHTRGFVFAEGLEPVGQELDDNEYLIPRSVPIEEALDVIRSPPTNDATLEGVLLAREEGLL, encoded by the coding sequence GTGAGTTCCTGGGATTCAGACGAACCCGACTTCGACGACGGACGACGACACGACTGGCCGGGCGACCCCGAGTGGCCCGTACTCGAATCTGTCGTCGAGTACGAGACTGGCTGGCAGACCGCCGGCTACGACCTGGTCGAACACCCCGACGGGTCGACCAAGAAGTACTACTGGTCGGAGTTGGCGACAGCGGTGGTCGTCGTCGCTCGGGCGGAGGACAGCCTGTTGATGGTCGAGCAGTACCGCCCGACCGTCCGAAACACGCAACTGGAACTGCCAGCCGGCATCGTCGACGAGGGTGAGTCGTACACCGAGGCGGGGCGCCGAGAACTCCGCGAGGAGACCGGCTTCGAGGCCGCGGGCGTCTCGCTGCTCGGAGAAGTGCAGTGTACGACGGGGCTGCTCCGCCACACCCGCGGATTCGTCTTCGCAGAGGGATTAGAGCCAGTCGGCCAGGAACTCGACGACAACGAGTACCTGATTCCCCGAAGCGTTCCCATCGAGGAGGCGCTGGACGTGATCCGGTCGCCGCCGACGAACGACGCGACGCTGGAAGGCGTGCTGTTGGCCCGCGAAGAAGGCCTGTTGTAG
- a CDS encoding DUF5809 family protein translates to MDTEGTLAPETPAAAREEYETLVPAAKVAVREAAKAMEFDREEYSDRVTGEVIETVRDALFASLLRVHVGTSDEYESWLDDNPEYESDMAGSENVDNVVWHAVPFAGVVVAATWQAEREAALGTLRRRAFGLVYRQHLDGEGDGADADDGPDDTRDTDEA, encoded by the coding sequence ATGGACACCGAAGGAACGCTCGCGCCGGAGACACCGGCGGCCGCCCGCGAGGAGTACGAGACGCTCGTGCCCGCGGCGAAGGTGGCCGTCCGTGAGGCGGCGAAGGCGATGGAGTTCGACCGCGAGGAGTACAGCGACCGCGTGACCGGCGAGGTCATCGAGACGGTTCGCGACGCACTGTTCGCGTCGCTACTGCGGGTTCACGTCGGCACGAGCGACGAGTACGAGTCGTGGCTCGACGACAACCCGGAGTACGAATCTGATATGGCCGGGAGCGAAAACGTCGACAACGTCGTCTGGCACGCCGTGCCGTTCGCAGGCGTCGTCGTCGCGGCGACGTGGCAGGCCGAACGCGAAGCGGCGCTTGGCACCCTCCGACGGCGAGCGTTCGGACTGGTGTATCGCCAGCACCTCGACGGCGAGGGTGACGGAGCAGACGCAGACGACGGTCCCGACGACACACGCGACACCGACGAGGCATAA
- a CDS encoding DUF5810 domain-containing protein, whose translation MGYACPVCATPQRDGEHLANHLAFTAMLRSDDHESWLDDHVDDWDDRTPADLAAVVTDYAEEAEYDEVFEDTTGGHAHDHAHGEDAHADPGRPDVGQQGGIGGVAEAVTDEAVQSVLEDAQELTEEMYGLREETDESEADGSGTGEGDDEDGERTDATADDDGEE comes from the coding sequence ATGGGATACGCGTGTCCAGTGTGTGCGACGCCGCAACGAGACGGCGAGCATCTGGCGAATCACCTCGCGTTCACGGCGATGCTCCGCAGCGACGACCACGAGTCGTGGCTCGACGACCACGTCGACGACTGGGACGACCGGACGCCCGCAGACCTCGCAGCGGTCGTGACCGACTACGCCGAGGAAGCCGAGTACGACGAGGTGTTCGAGGACACGACTGGGGGACACGCACACGACCACGCACACGGCGAAGACGCACACGCCGACCCGGGCCGTCCAGACGTTGGACAGCAAGGCGGCATCGGCGGCGTCGCGGAGGCCGTGACCGACGAGGCGGTTCAGTCCGTGCTGGAGGACGCGCAGGAACTGACCGAAGAGATGTACGGCCTCCGCGAGGAGACAGACGAGTCCGAGGCCGACGGCTCTGGTACCGGCGAGGGAGACGACGAAGACGGCGAGCGCACGGACGCGACAGCGGACGACGACGGCGAAGAGTGA
- the rimI gene encoding ribosomal protein S18-alanine N-acetyltransferase: MTTSRGAAAGDDENGEPRIRPAGRADLLAVFRIEKAVFTQPWPFAAFERLLDAPAFLVAEGDDPPSSETAIDAGDVLGYVVGDVTPNHGQDIGHIKDLAVRPDTQGRGLGRRLLRTGLQELAASGASVVKLEVRETNERAQRLYSDEGFQPVQRVPGYYGDGEAAFVMRLDLGEWVRGQNVDPE, from the coding sequence GTGACCACCTCGCGCGGCGCTGCCGCGGGCGATGACGAGAACGGTGAGCCACGCATCCGCCCCGCGGGGCGGGCGGATCTGCTCGCCGTCTTTCGCATCGAGAAGGCCGTGTTCACCCAGCCGTGGCCGTTCGCGGCGTTCGAACGCCTCCTCGATGCGCCCGCGTTCCTCGTCGCCGAGGGCGACGACCCCCCGTCGTCGGAGACAGCTATCGACGCCGGTGACGTCCTCGGCTACGTCGTCGGCGACGTGACGCCCAACCACGGACAGGACATCGGCCACATCAAAGACCTCGCCGTGCGGCCGGACACGCAGGGGCGGGGCCTCGGTCGGCGACTGCTTCGGACGGGCCTGCAAGAACTCGCCGCGTCGGGCGCGAGCGTCGTGAAACTGGAGGTTCGCGAGACGAACGAGCGTGCTCAACGACTGTACAGCGACGAGGGGTTTCAGCCGGTGCAACGGGTTCCGGGCTACTACGGCGACGGAGAGGCGGCGTTCGTGATGCGCCTGGACTTGGGCGAGTGGGTACGCGGGCAAAACGTCGACCCCGAGTAG
- a CDS encoding aconitate hydratase, which yields MGQTITEQILGDHLVEGELTPGEEIGIEIDQVLTQDTTGTMVWLQFEALELDEVQTELAAQYCDHQTYQFDFKNTDDHRFLRSAAGTFGAYFSRPGNGICHQVHKENFAAPGKTLLGSDSHTPTPGGLGQFAIGAGGLDIAVAMGGGPYYVEMPEVVNVELTGELPEWATAKDVALHLLGELTVKGGVGKVLEYTGPGVENLTIPERTTITNLGTELGATSSIFGTDEKTKDWLARQDREEEFVELSPDEDAEYADTIEVDLSDLEPLIAKPSMPDNVVPVREVAGEDVEQVIIGSCTNGAYEDILPGAKMLKGREVAKKTEMIVAPGSKQASEMLAREGWTAEMMAAGVNFSEATCGACIGIGHVPASDSVSLRTFNRNFEGRSGIEDDSVFLCSPEVATAAAITGKIIDPRDLADELGDLEAPGLEMGTKYGPGMGESDPDIISPDEAVDDDLIKGPNIGDVPLKDELSSDIAGEALLKMEDNITTDHIIPATADILKFRSNIEKLSEFTLSRVDDTFAQRALDADGGFLVAGENYGQGSSREHAALCPMFLGIEGVLAQSFARIHKANLFNFGLVPLTIDEETYENIDQGDDVEIVDDVGEGVRNGDTEFTIRVNDDWEATAHLDASERERKILAAGGKLSWTKQQHESGSGAAPADD from the coding sequence ATGGGACAAACGATTACGGAGCAGATTCTCGGCGACCACCTCGTCGAGGGCGAGCTGACACCCGGCGAGGAGATCGGGATCGAGATCGACCAGGTCCTCACGCAGGACACCACGGGAACGATGGTCTGGCTCCAGTTCGAGGCGCTGGAACTGGACGAAGTCCAGACCGAACTGGCGGCGCAGTACTGTGACCACCAGACGTACCAGTTCGACTTCAAGAACACCGACGACCACCGCTTCCTCCGCTCGGCCGCAGGGACGTTCGGCGCGTACTTCTCTCGCCCCGGCAACGGCATCTGCCACCAGGTCCACAAGGAGAACTTCGCGGCACCCGGCAAGACGCTGCTCGGCTCTGACTCGCACACGCCGACCCCCGGTGGACTCGGCCAGTTCGCCATCGGTGCGGGCGGTCTCGACATCGCCGTCGCCATGGGTGGCGGCCCCTACTACGTCGAGATGCCCGAGGTCGTGAACGTCGAACTGACGGGCGAACTGCCCGAGTGGGCGACCGCGAAGGACGTTGCGCTCCATCTGCTGGGCGAGTTGACCGTCAAGGGTGGCGTCGGCAAGGTGCTGGAGTACACCGGCCCTGGCGTCGAGAACCTGACCATCCCCGAGCGGACGACCATCACCAACCTCGGCACCGAACTCGGTGCCACCTCCTCCATCTTCGGAACCGACGAGAAGACGAAAGACTGGCTCGCGCGCCAGGACCGCGAGGAGGAGTTCGTCGAACTCTCGCCCGACGAGGACGCCGAGTACGCCGACACCATCGAGGTCGACCTCTCGGACCTGGAGCCGCTCATCGCGAAGCCGTCGATGCCCGACAACGTCGTGCCCGTCCGTGAGGTCGCGGGCGAGGACGTCGAGCAGGTCATCATCGGCTCCTGTACGAACGGCGCCTACGAGGACATCCTCCCCGGCGCGAAGATGCTGAAGGGCCGCGAGGTCGCCAAGAAGACCGAGATGATCGTCGCGCCCGGCTCCAAGCAGGCCTCCGAGATGCTCGCCCGCGAGGGCTGGACCGCGGAGATGATGGCGGCCGGCGTCAACTTCTCCGAGGCGACGTGTGGTGCGTGTATCGGCATCGGCCACGTGCCCGCCTCCGACTCCGTCTCCCTGCGGACGTTCAACCGCAACTTCGAGGGTCGCTCGGGCATTGAAGACGACTCGGTGTTCCTCTGCTCGCCCGAGGTCGCGACTGCCGCGGCCATCACCGGCAAGATCATCGACCCGCGTGACCTCGCCGACGAACTCGGCGACCTCGAGGCGCCTGGCCTCGAGATGGGCACGAAGTACGGCCCCGGGATGGGCGAGTCCGACCCAGACATCATCAGCCCCGACGAGGCCGTCGACGACGACCTCATCAAGGGCCCGAACATCGGCGACGTCCCCCTGAAAGACGAGCTCTCGTCGGACATCGCCGGCGAGGCGCTCCTGAAGATGGAGGACAACATCACGACCGACCACATCATCCCGGCGACGGCGGACATCCTCAAGTTCCGCTCGAACATCGAGAAGCTCTCGGAGTTCACCCTGAGCCGCGTCGACGACACGTTCGCACAGCGCGCGCTGGACGCCGACGGCGGCTTCCTCGTCGCAGGCGAGAACTACGGCCAGGGCTCCTCGCGTGAACACGCGGCCCTGTGCCCGATGTTCCTCGGCATCGAAGGTGTGCTGGCACAGAGCTTCGCCCGCATCCACAAGGCGAACCTGTTCAACTTCGGTCTCGTGCCCCTCACCATCGACGAGGAGACGTACGAGAACATCGACCAGGGCGACGACGTCGAAATCGTCGACGACGTGGGCGAGGGCGTTCGCAACGGCGACACCGAGTTCACCATCCGCGTGAACGACGACTGGGAGGCCACCGCGCACCTCGACGCATCCGAGCGCGAGCGCAAGATCCTCGCGGCGGGTGGCAAGCTCTCGTGGACGAAACAGCAGCACGAGTCCGGCAGCGGCGCGGCGCCCGCTGACGACTGA
- a CDS encoding deoxyuridine 5'-triphosphate nucleotidohydrolase: protein MFESGANVAKNLSPLREDQVQPNGVDLTIESVYEQADAGRITREGKTVGDRIEVDPEDGLYRLDPGAYVVKYGERLRVPEDHVGFVYPRSSLLRNSCMLNTAVWDAGYEGRGEGLLQVGHAIEIEPGARIAQFVLADADHEGQYDGTYQGEG from the coding sequence ATGTTCGAATCCGGTGCGAACGTCGCCAAGAACCTCTCGCCACTTCGCGAGGACCAGGTCCAACCGAACGGTGTCGACCTCACCATCGAGAGCGTGTACGAACAAGCCGACGCCGGTCGCATCACCCGCGAGGGGAAGACTGTCGGTGACAGAATCGAAGTTGACCCCGAGGACGGCTTGTACCGCCTCGACCCGGGCGCGTACGTGGTGAAGTACGGCGAGCGACTCCGCGTGCCCGAAGACCACGTCGGCTTCGTCTACCCGCGGTCGTCGCTGCTGCGTAACTCCTGTATGCTGAACACCGCCGTCTGGGACGCCGGCTACGAGGGTCGCGGCGAGGGACTCCTCCAAGTCGGGCACGCCATCGAGATCGAACCCGGCGCTCGCATCGCGCAGTTCGTCCTCGCCGACGCAGACCACGAGGGGCAGTACGACGGGACGTATCAGGGGGAGGGATAG
- a CDS encoding tyrosine-type recombinase/integrase, protein MDHDVTPREAVELYLQDRKTGTAAEATVYSHQSRLSFFIEWCEEADIESMSELSGLHIHQYRSWRADGIEPLTLKASLDTLKVFLRFCGRIELVDEGLHTKIEAIRVPKGERSKEDMLDADLAQDILAHLECWEYCSRAHIQFMLAWRCGLRLGSLRALDVGDVHPDKRHLSLRHRPETDTPLKNKSGGEREVAIRAETAQVLQDWIDEARPDVTDKYGREPLLATTQGRVARQSVRRCSYAWTRPCMVGRDCPHGRDPDDCGATEYENAFDCPSSLSPHPIRRGSITHWLSEGVDETTVSGRMDVSPDVIEEHYDKRSERQKMESRRQFLDIVDQ, encoded by the coding sequence ATGGACCACGACGTTACACCACGCGAAGCAGTCGAGCTGTACCTCCAAGACAGGAAGACCGGCACCGCAGCAGAAGCCACCGTCTACAGCCACCAATCTCGCCTCTCCTTCTTCATCGAGTGGTGCGAGGAGGCAGATATCGAGTCGATGAGCGAACTCTCCGGGCTGCATATCCACCAGTACCGATCCTGGCGTGCAGACGGCATCGAACCGTTAACGCTGAAAGCCTCGTTGGATACGCTGAAGGTGTTCCTGCGGTTCTGCGGGCGCATCGAACTTGTTGATGAAGGCCTCCACACGAAGATCGAGGCGATACGTGTCCCTAAAGGTGAGCGCAGCAAGGAGGATATGCTCGATGCAGACCTCGCACAGGACATCCTCGCTCACCTGGAGTGCTGGGAGTACTGCAGTCGCGCGCACATCCAGTTTATGCTCGCGTGGCGCTGCGGGCTGCGTCTCGGGTCGCTTCGTGCGCTCGATGTCGGGGATGTACACCCTGACAAACGACATCTCTCCCTTCGTCACCGACCTGAGACCGACACGCCGTTGAAGAACAAGTCGGGTGGGGAGCGCGAGGTGGCGATTCGTGCTGAGACCGCGCAGGTGCTCCAAGATTGGATCGATGAGGCACGCCCAGATGTGACGGACAAGTACGGTCGAGAGCCGTTGTTGGCGACGACACAGGGGCGTGTGGCACGCCAGTCGGTACGGAGGTGTAGTTACGCGTGGACACGCCCGTGTATGGTTGGGCGAGACTGCCCGCACGGGCGCGACCCTGATGACTGCGGGGCAACTGAGTACGAAAACGCATTCGACTGCCCGTCATCACTGTCTCCTCACCCCATCCGCAGAGGGTCTATCACGCACTGGCTCTCCGAAGGGGTCGATGAAACCACCGTCTCCGGTCGTATGGACGTGTCCCCTGATGTGATCGAAGAACACTACGACAAGCGCAGTGAGCGCCAAAAAATGGAGTCGCGTAGACAGTTCCTCGACATCGTAGACCAGTAA